Proteins from one Diprion similis isolate iyDipSimi1 chromosome 3, iyDipSimi1.1, whole genome shotgun sequence genomic window:
- the LOC124403995 gene encoding uncharacterized protein LOC124403995 isoform X2 — MAIMQSCCCWRSVRRGSIACAIYTGLYFALTTVMTTKLLDQERQYLAGNLSAPQSASFLEPETISPTTVRFNIVILSCSSCGVLSSFLLLYGLFKVPFNPITAMLFTLDFFVVCLNVYSLLCVISQYQEYVAGRGTAADDCEYRVPAVRYAVQPTTTATSCLSSRRAPTNNETRATATPTQSPTAIPAILANEKSPVACSKPGRKHVQFPDTPTASQGEKSEIGTKHASPTWNPAEVVELGKTPSQLIPAVVDTAPLLSSSPRQQQQQQNEAVKITSDGV; from the exons ttgTACTTTGCGCTGACGACAGTAATGACGACGAAGCTACTTGATCAAGAACGTCAATATCTGGCAGGAAATCTTTCGGCGCCGCAATCCGCGAGTTTCCTTGAACCAGAAACCATTTCACCGA CAACCGTCAGGTTCAACATAGTAATACTTTCCTGCTCGAGCTGCGGTGTCTTATCTTCATTCCTTCTTCTGTACGGATTATTCaag GTACCCTTCAACCCCATCACCGCGATGCTGTTCACCCTCGACTTTTTCGTAGTCTGTCTTAac GTATACTCGTTGCTTTGCGTTATTTCCCAGTATCAAGAATACGTTGCCGGCCGAGGAACAGCCGCCGACGATTGTGAATACAGG GTACCAGCCGTGAGATACGCGGTTCAGCCAACGACGACGGCGACTTCCTGCCTTAGCTCGAGAAGGGCGCCGACGAACAACGAGACCAGAGCCACCGCCACCCCTACACAGAGTCCTACAGCGATTCCGGCGATCCTGGCGAACGAGAAGAGTCCTGTGGCGTGCAGCAAACCGGGGCGGAAACACGTCCAATTTCCAGATACGCCGACGGCTAGCCAAGGAGAGAAGTCAG AGATCGGGACAAAACACGCATCGCCGACCTGGAACCCCGCGGAGGTCGTCGAATTAGGCAAAACCCCGTCGCAGCTGATCCCGGCGGTCGTGGATACTGCGCCGCTGTTATCCTCATCCCcgaggcagcagcagcagcagcagaacgAAGCTGTGAAGATCACGAGCGATGGCGTTTGA
- the LOC124404161 gene encoding ubiquitin carboxyl-terminal hydrolase 35, protein MMENGDEITIELEKCFRLILSGTRQEVVKGWSTLELLERIEILLKDGTILRTILNGQLWVSNYSEIPRLLTWFSQYFSEDTFERCDSVTNNVAVMIKDSATTDIAFLVSIIDVLSSHKAYLPMTSNHTKLCEAIIVRLAHLQVPSEPKKISEFNENASKIQKFLAYLCSNEECPERVNLIITCFAVFYNIISDTSRTEEPGPALVIVLQLVDVSMIPQAVQCILSESRSDQQLVQALKILCSWSTKWLRGDRLGIWIMEFILELEAKRKYSILKEVTEATVERLFIALLLPMGRQNLSSIVFHVLKKQSTPSLFHKISKRIQPMMQHLLKDTSPMGKECVQNIVDISTALMIRFPGYPFYDFLQNSLPTKPRMQVVQEIVGGSVWADDFYDVETPSFRSNSGKVGLTNLGNTCYMNSVLQALFMTRQFCYKVLNRKEEGNEESAADQPVLRKLENLFALLLYSKRVSLAPNEILLASRPTYFMPGQQQDSSEFLCHLLDVLYEHEKTANIQCGGVEMTTEHKSKGDEQMSDGTQEAGEDGPVIKRWTTEEDLTEGVVLQRKTQSLADFTQREDLAQTQQLNDSHSNSTDSGIQSVGGEEGSMQAFLVHRVFGGESEITYQCTQCDTSSHNTDKFRDLQLCFPAEIPENQEISVQDLINYYLTPEKLTGENKYRCDKCTKLCDAQRLIKILQAPSHLILTLKHFHYDSESRLRTKLRHKVMYNETIKVPVSSQNCVTTETYNLYAAVVHSGYSMDYGHYFTYACDSKNNWHKFNDSYVWSSSLDDFKSLEPPDTPYILFYAKNTATSDTVQSHEDVPELSTLKKRLQDLVANDTIAFKEELRQQTERKRNQRSKQPLPNVGRHDNSDDENPPPSNCRSAVDIPTNRFLF, encoded by the exons aTGATGGAGAACGGAGATGAAATAACAATAGAACTTGAGAAGTGTTTCCGCTTAATCTTGTCAGGGACGAGACAGGAGGTTGTTAAGGGATGGTCAACGCTGGAATTACTCGAAAGAATCGAAATTCTGTTGAAGGACGGTACGATATTGAGAACAATACTGAATGGTCAATTATGGGTATCAAATTATAGCGAAATACCACGGCTGTTGACCTGGTTTTCCCAGTATTTTTCCGAGGACACTTTCGAAAGGTGTGATTCTGTCACCAACAACGTTGCAGTTATGATAAAGGATTCAGCTACCACAGATATCGCCTTCTTAGTCTCCATCATCGATGTCCTTTCCTCGCACAAAGCCTATCTACCCATGACTTCGAATCACACCAAACTATGCGAAGCGATCATTGTTCGTTTGGCTCACCTCCAAGTACCCAGCGAGCCCAAAAAGATATCAGAATTCAATGAAAATGCCtctaaaatacaaaaatttctcgcttATTTATGTTCCAACGAGGAATGCCCCGAACGAGTCAATCTGATAATCACCTGCTTCGCTGTGTTCTACAACATCATATCGGACACGTCAAGAACCGAAGAGCCCGGACCAGCGCTGGTCATCGTGTTGCAACTCGTGGACGTATCGATGATACCGCAAGCTGTGCAATGCattttgtcagaatcgcgcaGCGATCAGCAGCTCGTTCAAGCGTTGAAGATACTCTGTTCATGGTCGACAAAGTGGCTGAGGGGCGATCGGCTGGGAATCTGGATTATGGAGTTCATATTGGAACTGGAAGCAAAACGGAAGTATTCCATCCTGAAGGAAGTGACGGAAGCGACGGTGGAGCGACTTTTCATCGCCCTCCTGCTTCCCATGGGTCGACAAAATTTGTCATCGATCGTGTTTCACGTTCTCAAAAAGCAAAGCACACCGAGTCTGTTtcacaaaatatcaaaaaggATCCAGCCGATGATGCAGCACCTGTTGAAGGACACATCTCCAATGGGTAAAGAATGCGTGCAAAACATCGTCGATATATCGACCGCGCTCATGATCAGGTTCCCTGGTTATCCGTTCTACGACTTTCTCCAGAACAGTTTGCCCACTAAACCACGTATGCAAGTCGTTCAAGAGATAGTCGGCGGCTCAGTGTGGGCAGACGACTTTTACGATGTTGAAACACCCAGTTTTAGGTCAAACTCTGGTAAAGTGGGTCTGACTAACTTGGGGAACACTTGCTACATGAACAGTGTTCTTCAAGCTCTCTTCATGACTAGACAGTTCTGTTACAAAGTTCTTAATCGCAAAGAAGAAGGCAATGAAGAATCTGCCGCTGATCAACCTGTTCTGAGAAAGCTGGAAAATCTATTCGCTTTGCTGCTTTATTCAAAGAGGGTATCGCTAGCACCGAATGAAATATTACTCGCATCCAGACCGACCTATTTTATGCCTGGTCAACAGCAGGATAGCTCTGAATTTCTCTG TCATCTCTTGGATGTCCTGTACGAGCACGAGAAAACAGCCAACATACAATGCGGAGGTGTGGAAATGACCACTGAACATAAATCAAAGGGCGACGAACAGATGAGCGATGGAACTCAGGAAGCTGGAGAGGATGGCCCGGTTATTAAACGTTGGACTACCGAAGAGGATCTCACTGAAGGTGTCGTACTTCAAAGGAAAACTCAGTCGTTGGCAGACTTTACTCAAC GTGAAGATTTAGCCCAAACCCAGCAACTGAATGATTCGCATTCCAATTCTACGGACAGTGGGATTCAGTCTGTCGGAGGAGAGGAAGGCAGCATGCAGGCGTTCCTTGTTCATCGAGTGTTTGGCGGGGAGTCTGAAATTACTTACCAGTGCACCCAGTGTGATACAAGCTCGCATAATACGGACAAATTCCGTGATTTGCAGCTTTGTTTTCCAGCAGAGATACCCGAGAATCAGGAGATATCTGTGCAGGatctaataaattattatttgacaCCGGAAAAGTTGACCGGGGAGAATAAATATCGTTGCGACAAATGCACAAAGCTGTGCGACGCGCaaagattaataaaaattttacaggcGCCGTCGCATCTCATACTTAcactgaaacattttcattacGATTCCGAAAGTCGTTTGAGAACTAAACTCAGACACAAAGTTATGTACAATGAAACTATTAAGGTACCTGTATcgtcgcaaaattgcgtcacGACGGAGACTTACAACCTTTACGCAGCTGTTGTTCATTCCGGCTACAGCATGGATTACGGACACTATTTCACCTACGCCTGCGACTCGAAAAATAACTGGCACAAGTTCAACGACAGTTACGTATGGAGCAGCAGCCTGGATGATTTCAAGAGCCTCGAACCACCCGACACCCCCTACATTTTGTTCTACGCGAAGAATACGGCCACATCGGACACCGTCCAGTCGCACGAAGATGTACCCGAATTGTCCACGCTGAAGAAACGGCTTCAAGACCTCGTAGCGAACGATACGATTGCCTTCAAAGAAGAGCTCCGGCAACAGACTGAACGTAAACGTAATCAGCGTAGTAAACAGCCGTTGCCGAATGTCGGAAGACACGATAATTCGGACGATGAGAATCCTCCGCCGAGCAATTGTCGAAGCGCCGTCGATATACCGACGAATCGTTTCCTCTTTTGA
- the LOC124403995 gene encoding uncharacterized protein LOC124403995 isoform X1: protein MAIMQSCCCWRSVRRGSIACAIYTGLYFALTTVMTTKLLDQERQYLAGNLSAPQSASFLEPETISPTTVRFNIVILSCSSCGVLSSFLLLYGLFKDQRVLLIPWIFTVITFSVVDITHSMYVCFMNLVPFNPITAMLFTLDFFVVCLNVYSLLCVISQYQEYVAGRGTAADDCEYRVPAVRYAVQPTTTATSCLSSRRAPTNNETRATATPTQSPTAIPAILANEKSPVACSKPGRKHVQFPDTPTASQGEKSEIGTKHASPTWNPAEVVELGKTPSQLIPAVVDTAPLLSSSPRQQQQQQNEAVKITSDGV from the exons ttgTACTTTGCGCTGACGACAGTAATGACGACGAAGCTACTTGATCAAGAACGTCAATATCTGGCAGGAAATCTTTCGGCGCCGCAATCCGCGAGTTTCCTTGAACCAGAAACCATTTCACCGA CAACCGTCAGGTTCAACATAGTAATACTTTCCTGCTCGAGCTGCGGTGTCTTATCTTCATTCCTTCTTCTGTACGGATTATTCaag GACCAACGCGTGCTTCTCATACCGTGGATTTTCACGGTTATCACATTCAGTGTAGTTGACATAACCCATTCCATGTACGTGTGCTTTATGAACTTG GTACCCTTCAACCCCATCACCGCGATGCTGTTCACCCTCGACTTTTTCGTAGTCTGTCTTAac GTATACTCGTTGCTTTGCGTTATTTCCCAGTATCAAGAATACGTTGCCGGCCGAGGAACAGCCGCCGACGATTGTGAATACAGG GTACCAGCCGTGAGATACGCGGTTCAGCCAACGACGACGGCGACTTCCTGCCTTAGCTCGAGAAGGGCGCCGACGAACAACGAGACCAGAGCCACCGCCACCCCTACACAGAGTCCTACAGCGATTCCGGCGATCCTGGCGAACGAGAAGAGTCCTGTGGCGTGCAGCAAACCGGGGCGGAAACACGTCCAATTTCCAGATACGCCGACGGCTAGCCAAGGAGAGAAGTCAG AGATCGGGACAAAACACGCATCGCCGACCTGGAACCCCGCGGAGGTCGTCGAATTAGGCAAAACCCCGTCGCAGCTGATCCCGGCGGTCGTGGATACTGCGCCGCTGTTATCCTCATCCCcgaggcagcagcagcagcagcagaacgAAGCTGTGAAGATCACGAGCGATGGCGTTTGA
- the LOC124403995 gene encoding uncharacterized protein LOC124403995 isoform X3 has protein sequence MAIMQSCCCWRSVRRGSIACAIYTGLYFALTTVMTTKLLDQERQYLAGNLSAPQSASFLEPETISPTTVRFNIVILSCSSCGVLSSFLLLYGLFKDQRVLLIPWIFTVITFSVVDITHSMYVCFMNLVPFNPITAMLFTLDFFVVCLNVYSLLCVISQYQEYVAGRGTAADDCEYRVPAVRYAVQPTTTATSCLSSRRAPTNNETRATATPTQSPTAIPAILANEKSPVACSKPGRKHVQFPDTPTASQGEKSDQHFLTAQKFTMDR, from the exons ttgTACTTTGCGCTGACGACAGTAATGACGACGAAGCTACTTGATCAAGAACGTCAATATCTGGCAGGAAATCTTTCGGCGCCGCAATCCGCGAGTTTCCTTGAACCAGAAACCATTTCACCGA CAACCGTCAGGTTCAACATAGTAATACTTTCCTGCTCGAGCTGCGGTGTCTTATCTTCATTCCTTCTTCTGTACGGATTATTCaag GACCAACGCGTGCTTCTCATACCGTGGATTTTCACGGTTATCACATTCAGTGTAGTTGACATAACCCATTCCATGTACGTGTGCTTTATGAACTTG GTACCCTTCAACCCCATCACCGCGATGCTGTTCACCCTCGACTTTTTCGTAGTCTGTCTTAac GTATACTCGTTGCTTTGCGTTATTTCCCAGTATCAAGAATACGTTGCCGGCCGAGGAACAGCCGCCGACGATTGTGAATACAGG GTACCAGCCGTGAGATACGCGGTTCAGCCAACGACGACGGCGACTTCCTGCCTTAGCTCGAGAAGGGCGCCGACGAACAACGAGACCAGAGCCACCGCCACCCCTACACAGAGTCCTACAGCGATTCCGGCGATCCTGGCGAACGAGAAGAGTCCTGTGGCGTGCAGCAAACCGGGGCGGAAACACGTCCAATTTCCAGATACGCCGACGGCTAGCCAAGGAGAGAAGTCAG ACCAACATTTTCTGACGGCACAGAAATTTACGATGGATCGATAA